One stretch of Chryseobacterium indologenes DNA includes these proteins:
- a CDS encoding M16 family metallopeptidase has translation MNLFKKLTIVTSIAAASFAGHAFGQDYQWKEATSNGYKYKFVTNDPTAARYYTLKNGLTVILSPTNKEPRIQTYIATKAGSKTDPADHTGLAHYLEHMLFKGTNEFGSKDWAKEKPLLDQIDALYEKYNQTKDEAKRKEIYKEIDRVSGEAAKYAIANEYDKMMAGMGGDGTNAFTSFEQTVYTEDIPSNVIDKFLALQSERFREPILRLFHTELEAVYEEKNRSLDDDGDKVYDMMFANLFPNNNYGKQTTIGTIEHLKNPSLHAIREYYNNYYVPNNMGIIMSGDFNPDEVIAKIDKAFSYMKSKQVPEYKVGQEKAITAPVIKEVVGPDSESVMLGFRFPGASTKDARLLNFVGSMLTNGQAGLIDLDLVKKQKLLAAYAFPYTLKDYSVLLLQGKPTEGQSLDEVKNLLLQEIDKLRKGEFSDDLIQSIVNNEKKNTIQKDEKYSSRASILMDEFTSDVDHKVNLEYIEEISKLTKKDIMDFVSKYLQNNNYVAVYKKKGEDKSIVKVDKPTITPVSVNREDQSAFLKKIDEMPEKAIAPVWLNYDKDIAKNKLGDVDVLSVKNTDNALFRMYYHFDSGKWNNKMLPLAAEYLQYLGTNDKSSETISREFYKLASSFKVSAGNEETYVSLEGLNENFDKTIALFEDLIKNCKADQAALDAYKARLKKARANAKQNKATIMAGLRSYAQYGAQNPFNNVLSDAELDALKAEDLVNILHDLFNFKHKVLYYGPKTGAETVASLKPVHKLPAALKELPRTKTFEQIPTDKNKVLFAHYDMVQAEIFWARNSEQYNSTITPTVSLFNNYFGGGMGSIVFQTIRESKALAYSTYSYFALPNKKADKNAIMAYVGTQADKFNEASSAMNELLTTLPKSEQLFETAKSGLKKTIASERISQDGIIFSYLKAQRLGNNSDIRKNVYEQAPKLSFADINAFHDKEMKNKNYTYCIVASQDKVNETDMQKLGEIKKLNLTEIFGY, from the coding sequence ATGAATTTGTTTAAAAAACTAACCATCGTCACCAGTATTGCAGCGGCAAGTTTTGCAGGGCATGCTTTCGGACAGGATTATCAATGGAAAGAAGCTACTTCTAATGGATACAAATATAAGTTTGTTACCAATGATCCTACTGCTGCAAGATACTATACTTTAAAAAACGGATTAACGGTTATTCTAAGCCCAACCAACAAGGAACCAAGAATCCAGACATATATTGCCACCAAAGCAGGCAGTAAAACGGACCCAGCAGATCACACAGGTCTTGCCCATTATCTGGAACACATGCTTTTCAAAGGAACTAACGAGTTCGGATCTAAAGACTGGGCCAAAGAAAAACCTCTTTTAGATCAGATCGATGCTCTTTATGAGAAGTACAATCAGACAAAAGATGAAGCCAAAAGAAAGGAAATCTACAAAGAAATAGACAGAGTTTCCGGAGAAGCTGCAAAATATGCGATCGCCAATGAATATGACAAGATGATGGCTGGTATGGGCGGTGATGGTACCAACGCTTTCACTTCGTTTGAGCAAACCGTGTACACGGAAGATATCCCGTCTAATGTTATTGATAAATTTCTGGCGTTACAATCAGAAAGATTCAGAGAGCCAATTCTTAGATTGTTCCACACCGAGCTTGAAGCCGTATACGAGGAAAAAAACAGATCTCTTGATGATGATGGAGACAAGGTTTACGATATGATGTTTGCTAACCTATTCCCTAATAACAATTATGGAAAGCAAACTACTATCGGAACTATTGAACATCTGAAAAACCCTTCTCTACATGCCATCAGAGAATACTACAACAATTATTATGTTCCCAACAACATGGGAATCATCATGTCAGGAGATTTCAATCCGGATGAAGTGATCGCCAAGATTGACAAAGCTTTCTCTTACATGAAATCTAAACAAGTTCCTGAATATAAAGTCGGACAGGAAAAAGCTATTACTGCTCCTGTAATAAAAGAAGTGGTAGGACCTGATTCCGAAAGTGTAATGCTTGGTTTCAGATTTCCCGGTGCTTCTACAAAAGATGCTAGACTGTTAAATTTTGTAGGAAGCATGCTTACCAATGGACAGGCTGGGCTAATTGACCTTGATCTTGTAAAAAAACAAAAGTTATTGGCTGCTTATGCCTTCCCATATACCTTAAAAGACTATTCCGTATTACTTCTACAGGGAAAACCTACTGAAGGACAGTCTTTGGATGAAGTGAAAAACCTTCTTCTTCAGGAAATTGATAAATTAAGAAAAGGAGAATTCTCTGATGACCTTATTCAGTCTATCGTAAACAACGAAAAGAAAAACACCATTCAAAAAGATGAAAAATATTCTTCAAGAGCAAGTATCTTAATGGATGAATTCACTTCTGATGTTGACCATAAAGTAAATCTGGAGTATATTGAAGAAATCTCTAAGCTTACCAAGAAAGATATTATGGATTTCGTTTCCAAATATCTTCAGAACAACAATTATGTAGCGGTTTACAAGAAAAAGGGTGAAGATAAAAGTATTGTAAAGGTTGATAAACCTACCATCACTCCTGTTTCTGTAAACAGAGAAGACCAATCTGCTTTCCTTAAAAAGATTGACGAGATGCCTGAAAAAGCAATCGCTCCGGTATGGCTAAACTACGACAAGGACATTGCTAAAAATAAACTGGGTGATGTAGATGTACTTTCTGTAAAAAATACAGACAATGCTCTATTCAGAATGTATTACCACTTTGACTCCGGAAAATGGAACAATAAAATGCTTCCATTGGCGGCTGAGTACCTTCAATACCTAGGGACCAATGATAAATCATCGGAAACTATTAGTAGAGAGTTCTATAAACTAGCTTCAAGTTTTAAAGTAAGCGCAGGAAACGAAGAAACTTATGTTTCACTGGAAGGATTGAATGAAAACTTCGATAAAACGATTGCGCTATTTGAAGATCTGATAAAAAACTGTAAAGCAGACCAGGCTGCATTAGATGCCTACAAAGCAAGACTTAAGAAAGCCAGAGCTAATGCTAAGCAGAATAAAGCAACCATCATGGCCGGATTAAGAAGCTACGCTCAATATGGAGCACAGAATCCGTTCAACAACGTTTTGAGTGATGCCGAACTTGATGCTTTGAAAGCTGAAGACCTGGTAAATATCCTTCACGATTTATTCAACTTCAAGCATAAAGTACTGTACTATGGGCCCAAAACAGGAGCTGAAACGGTTGCTTCTTTAAAACCTGTCCATAAACTCCCAGCAGCACTTAAGGAACTTCCAAGGACAAAAACCTTCGAACAGATCCCAACAGACAAGAACAAGGTGTTATTCGCTCATTATGACATGGTACAGGCTGAAATTTTCTGGGCAAGAAACTCTGAACAGTACAATTCCACCATTACTCCTACCGTAAGTTTATTCAACAACTACTTTGGAGGAGGAATGGGATCTATTGTTTTCCAGACCATCAGAGAATCCAAAGCATTGGCCTATTCTACTTATTCTTATTTTGCTCTTCCAAATAAAAAAGCGGATAAAAACGCTATTATGGCTTATGTGGGAACTCAGGCGGATAAATTCAATGAAGCATCTTCTGCGATGAATGAACTTCTGACCACCCTTCCAAAGTCTGAACAATTATTTGAAACAGCCAAAAGCGGATTGAAAAAAACTATCGCTTCTGAAAGAATCTCTCAGGATGGTATTATTTTCTCTTACCTGAAAGCCCAAAGACTTGGAAATAACTCAGATATCAGAAAGAATGTATATGAACAGGCACCTAAGCTGTCTTTTGCAGACATTAATGCTTTCCACGATAAAGAAATGAAAAACAAGAATTACACATATTGTATTGTGGCATCTCAAGACAAAGTAAATGAGACTGATATGCAGAAATTGGGTGAGATTAAAAAACTTAATCTAACCGAAATATTTGGATATTAA
- a CDS encoding pyridoxal phosphate-dependent aminotransferase, whose amino-acid sequence MNKLSDRVKRLGYSQTFVMSNKAREMKANGIDVISLTLGEPDFDVPDNIKQAAFDAINQNYSHYSPVPGFLELREAIAYKLKRDNNLEYKPTQICVSNGAKQAILNVLAAIINDGDEVLLPAPYWVSYDEMVKMMGGTSVMLPTSYVTDFKVTAEQLEEAITNKTKAILFSSPCNPSGGYYTYDELKSIAKVVAKYPHVTIISDEIYEFINYETKTTSIAQFPEVYEQTAVINGMSKAFAMTGWRIGYSACPEWLAKACEKVQGQMTSGANTVAQRASIVALKTDPSEYRYMIDAFKKRRDLVYELIQQIPGFKVLLPKAAFYFFPDISHYIGKTLNGTEIKNSDDFAMFLLENAHVGCVGGFSFGSPECIRFSYAASEEELREAMKRIKDLLEQFN is encoded by the coding sequence ATGAACAAACTTTCAGATAGAGTAAAAAGATTAGGATACTCACAGACTTTTGTAATGTCTAATAAAGCAAGGGAAATGAAGGCGAACGGAATTGATGTTATCAGCTTAACCCTTGGCGAGCCGGATTTTGACGTTCCGGATAATATCAAGCAGGCAGCATTCGATGCCATCAATCAGAACTACAGCCACTACTCTCCTGTTCCGGGATTCCTGGAGCTGCGTGAAGCGATTGCGTATAAATTAAAAAGAGACAATAACCTGGAGTACAAGCCAACACAAATCTGTGTTTCAAATGGTGCAAAACAGGCTATTTTAAATGTTTTAGCAGCGATCATTAATGATGGTGATGAAGTTTTACTTCCCGCTCCTTATTGGGTAAGCTATGATGAAATGGTTAAAATGATGGGAGGAACTTCTGTTATGCTTCCAACTTCTTATGTTACGGATTTCAAAGTCACTGCCGAACAACTTGAAGAGGCTATTACTAATAAAACAAAAGCAATTCTTTTCAGCTCACCATGTAATCCATCTGGAGGATATTATACCTATGATGAATTGAAATCCATTGCTAAAGTGGTTGCAAAATACCCTCATGTGACCATTATTTCAGATGAAATCTATGAATTCATCAATTATGAAACAAAAACCACCTCCATCGCTCAGTTTCCTGAAGTATATGAACAAACTGCCGTAATCAACGGGATGTCAAAAGCTTTCGCAATGACAGGATGGAGAATCGGATATTCCGCATGTCCGGAATGGCTGGCAAAAGCTTGTGAAAAAGTACAGGGACAAATGACAAGCGGGGCTAATACAGTCGCCCAAAGAGCCTCTATTGTTGCTTTAAAAACCGACCCATCAGAATACAGATACATGATTGATGCTTTCAAAAAGAGAAGAGATCTTGTATATGAACTTATTCAGCAAATTCCAGGATTCAAGGTATTGCTTCCAAAGGCTGCTTTCTACTTCTTCCCGGATATTTCGCACTATATCGGAAAAACTTTGAACGGAACTGAAATTAAAAATTCTGATGATTTCGCCATGTTCTTATTGGAAAATGCTCATGTAGGATGTGTGGGCGGATTCTCTTTCGGAAGTCCGGAATGTATCAGATTCTCTTATGCAGCTTCTGAAGAGGAATTAAGAGAAGCTATGAAACGAATCAAAGATTTATTAGAACAATTCAATTAA
- the rsmG gene encoding 16S rRNA (guanine(527)-N(7))-methyltransferase RsmG: MSTSLLLKYFPDLTETQLEQFGKLETLYNEWNEKINVISRKDMESLYEKHILHSLGIAKVMEFAPGTKVLDIGTGGGFPGIPLAILFPETEFTLIDSIGKKISVVNAVAEGVGLKNVTAIHGRAEKLKEKFHFVVSRAVTQMPEFLRWLKGKFEKDQFNPKHNGILYLKGGDLAEELAGLKCEIFNLKHYFDEEFFDTKKVVYVSKGNFNS; encoded by the coding sequence ATGTCTACATCGTTACTATTAAAATATTTTCCGGATCTTACCGAAACACAGCTAGAACAGTTTGGAAAACTGGAAACCCTGTACAATGAATGGAATGAAAAGATCAACGTAATTTCCAGAAAAGATATGGAGTCGTTGTATGAAAAGCATATTCTTCACTCGCTAGGCATTGCAAAAGTGATGGAATTTGCTCCCGGAACGAAAGTTTTGGATATTGGTACCGGAGGAGGTTTTCCGGGAATTCCGCTGGCGATTCTATTCCCTGAAACAGAATTTACGTTAATTGATTCCATAGGTAAGAAGATTAGTGTAGTAAATGCTGTTGCGGAAGGAGTAGGACTGAAAAATGTAACCGCCATCCACGGAAGAGCGGAAAAATTAAAAGAAAAATTCCATTTTGTAGTCAGTAGAGCAGTTACTCAGATGCCGGAATTTTTAAGATGGCTGAAAGGGAAATTTGAAAAAGATCAGTTTAATCCTAAACACAATGGGATTTTATATTTAAAAGGAGGAGATCTTGCCGAAGAGCTTGCTGGGCTTAAATGTGAAATTTTCAACCTGAAACATTATTTTGATGAAGAGTTTTTTGATACTAAAAAAGTAGTTTATGTATCAAAAGGTAATTTTAACTCCTGA
- a CDS encoding DUF922 domain-containing protein, whose protein sequence is MKLTLVFCLLAAHGIFGQKIIWQEEQKLAWDNFKSPVNRRNNPDVAAYTNCGWEYSVVKSSNPKSSVKIEIKTIFNEDKSWKDVKKINDYILLHEQKHFDIAELFVRKFRKTIAEKIRNSGDYDRLFKSIYNAISNEYKNFQIAYDKDTRHGMNEEKQAAYNLAISQELENLKSYQAP, encoded by the coding sequence ATGAAGCTGACTCTGGTATTCTGTCTATTGGCAGCCCATGGAATATTCGGACAGAAAATTATCTGGCAGGAAGAACAAAAGCTGGCCTGGGACAATTTTAAAAGTCCAGTCAATAGAAGAAATAATCCGGATGTTGCGGCGTATACCAATTGCGGATGGGAATATTCTGTGGTGAAATCTTCCAATCCAAAGTCTTCTGTGAAAATTGAAATAAAGACGATATTCAACGAAGATAAATCCTGGAAGGATGTTAAAAAAATCAATGATTATATTTTGCTGCATGAGCAGAAGCACTTTGATATTGCAGAACTTTTTGTAAGGAAATTCAGAAAAACTATTGCTGAAAAGATCAGGAATTCCGGTGATTATGACCGGTTATTTAAATCTATTTATAATGCAATATCCAACGAATATAAAAATTTTCAGATCGCCTATGACAAAGATACCCGTCATGGCATGAACGAAGAAAAACAGGCAGCATATAATCTAGCCATCTCTCAAGAATTAGAAAACCTTAAAAGCTATCAAGCCCCTTGA
- a CDS encoding PD-(D/E)XK nuclease family protein, with product MKFLNKIIHELLAQNPDLSAFNIILPGKRPIVFIRQILEENNYSGFLPNFFTIEELINTIADKQVIQGIPLWLFSFDVYRSLNLIPRDNFSDFLKWFPTLQKDWDDILKFSDSDQAVLQYMFDEERIKEWAQNLGEDDDVPRKKFLNFWQNMNIFLPELKSRLREKNWATSGMIHEAAKASISDFAKNTSEQFIFCGFNAFTPVEEKLVRSLLQWNKAQCFFQADRYYFNDERQEAGKFLRNHKTWKEFDDNRAFQWIEDDFNQPKKIKVYEVSGNVTQTKVLPEIFKEINSKTYSNTAVVLLDENLLPASLDVMHGVDNLNITMGFPLKNLSFSNAVKRLFYLQKQLEKNKASYYYRDVFPILEELPKSAKDELIINDFKAKIEERNIVYISKKLLNELLGELSYFGLLQKAVNTNAYLDILISFCHQVKWLEIDDIQYENVSHFENAFRIIKNQLTPYNIEIKMETLEILINQHINSESIDFQGEPLRGLQIMGLLETRLLNFENVILLSVNEGKLPLGNSQNTYIPFDIRRFFDLHTFLENDSIYAYHFYRLIQDAKNVHLLYNALSSGVNTGEKSRFITQIEMESSHEIEHLIIENSSEPIITKPIEISKTEIVRQKLQKWKERVSASHLTSYLYNPIDFYLSKILNTSESDEIEEELSIKNYGNLVHYSLQEVYEVLKGKVLKESDLEKSVKAIDQYVNVAIEKLKHQPEFYEKGMNYIHKAIAKKVIENVLNYDLNLIRQGNTLEIIDIERKFENVEFYLDGNDKISFLGFIDRIDKLNGTLRIIDYKTAKIKNLHVKIDEDNVEEYFHNSDRKQALQLCIYHYVVQHLPEFWGYPIETGIWSFAEAKKGMVPLVFDKGDIDDAMRSVKSLILEILNPDVNFVETVKSY from the coding sequence TTGAAATTCCTCAATAAGATCATTCACGAACTGTTGGCTCAAAACCCAGATCTATCTGCGTTTAACATCATCCTGCCCGGAAAACGACCCATTGTATTTATCCGGCAGATTCTGGAGGAAAACAACTATTCTGGATTTCTTCCCAACTTTTTCACTATCGAAGAACTGATCAACACAATAGCTGATAAACAGGTAATCCAGGGGATTCCGCTTTGGCTTTTTTCATTTGATGTTTATAGAAGCCTGAATCTGATCCCGCGGGATAATTTCTCTGACTTTTTGAAGTGGTTCCCAACCCTGCAAAAGGATTGGGACGATATTCTTAAGTTTTCAGACAGTGACCAGGCGGTGTTGCAGTACATGTTTGATGAAGAGAGAATTAAAGAATGGGCACAGAACCTGGGAGAGGATGACGACGTGCCCAGAAAAAAATTCCTTAATTTCTGGCAGAATATGAATATTTTCCTTCCTGAATTAAAAAGCAGGTTGCGGGAAAAGAACTGGGCTACCTCAGGAATGATCCATGAGGCTGCTAAAGCAAGTATCTCTGATTTTGCGAAGAATACCTCAGAACAGTTTATTTTCTGTGGATTTAATGCCTTTACGCCCGTTGAAGAGAAGCTTGTAAGAAGTCTTTTGCAATGGAATAAAGCTCAATGTTTTTTCCAGGCAGACCGTTATTATTTTAATGACGAGAGACAGGAAGCCGGTAAATTTCTCAGAAATCATAAGACATGGAAGGAATTTGATGATAACAGGGCATTTCAGTGGATAGAGGATGATTTTAATCAACCTAAAAAAATCAAGGTGTATGAAGTTTCTGGGAATGTAACACAAACTAAAGTTTTACCAGAGATCTTTAAGGAAATCAATAGTAAAACCTACTCAAATACTGCCGTTGTTTTATTGGATGAAAACCTTCTTCCTGCGAGTCTGGATGTGATGCATGGAGTAGACAACCTGAATATTACGATGGGATTCCCATTGAAAAACCTTTCTTTTTCCAATGCTGTAAAACGACTTTTTTATCTGCAGAAACAGTTGGAAAAGAATAAAGCTTCCTATTACTACAGGGATGTATTTCCTATTCTTGAAGAGCTTCCGAAATCGGCTAAAGATGAGTTGATTATCAATGATTTTAAGGCGAAAATAGAAGAAAGGAATATTGTTTATATTTCCAAAAAGCTTTTGAATGAGCTCTTGGGGGAGTTGTCCTACTTTGGGCTTCTACAAAAAGCTGTAAATACAAATGCTTATCTGGATATTTTAATTTCATTTTGCCATCAGGTGAAATGGCTGGAAATAGATGATATTCAGTATGAAAATGTTTCTCACTTCGAGAATGCCTTTAGGATTATTAAAAATCAGTTGACTCCCTACAATATTGAGATTAAAATGGAAACGCTGGAGATTCTTATTAACCAGCATATCAATTCTGAAAGTATCGATTTCCAGGGGGAGCCCTTAAGAGGATTACAGATTATGGGATTGTTGGAAACACGTCTTCTGAATTTTGAAAATGTCATCCTGCTTTCCGTTAATGAAGGAAAGCTTCCTTTGGGGAACTCACAGAATACCTACATTCCTTTTGATATCAGAAGATTCTTTGATCTTCATACATTTTTGGAAAATGACAGCATTTATGCCTATCACTTTTACAGGCTGATTCAGGATGCTAAGAATGTTCATTTGTTGTATAATGCTTTAAGTTCGGGAGTGAATACGGGAGAAAAAAGCCGTTTCATTACCCAGATTGAGATGGAAAGCTCTCATGAGATTGAGCATCTGATTATTGAGAATTCTTCGGAGCCGATTATCACAAAACCTATTGAAATTTCCAAGACAGAAATTGTAAGACAAAAGCTTCAGAAATGGAAGGAAAGAGTATCAGCTTCCCACCTGACAAGCTACCTTTATAATCCCATTGATTTTTATCTTTCTAAGATTCTGAATACTTCAGAATCGGATGAAATTGAAGAGGAATTATCCATAAAAAATTATGGAAATTTAGTTCATTATTCACTTCAAGAAGTGTATGAAGTATTGAAGGGTAAGGTTTTAAAAGAAAGTGATTTAGAGAAATCAGTTAAAGCAATAGATCAGTATGTTAATGTTGCTATAGAGAAGCTTAAACATCAGCCGGAATTCTATGAAAAAGGAATGAATTATATTCACAAAGCCATTGCTAAAAAAGTGATTGAAAACGTTCTGAATTATGACCTGAATCTGATTAGGCAGGGTAATACATTAGAGATCATTGACATCGAAAGAAAGTTCGAAAATGTAGAGTTTTATCTTGATGGAAATGATAAAATTTCGTTCTTAGGATTTATTGACAGGATTGATAAACTGAACGGAACTTTAAGAATCATTGACTATAAAACAGCGAAAATTAAAAACCTTCACGTAAAAATTGATGAGGATAATGTGGAGGAATATTTTCATAACAGTGACAGAAAACAGGCATTGCAGCTTTGCATTTATCATTACGTAGTACAGCACCTTCCTGAGTTTTGGGGGTATCCCATTGAAACTGGAATCTGGAGTTTTGCAGAAGCTAAAAAAGGAATGGTTCCTTTGGTATTTGATAAAGGAGATATTGATGATGCGATGAGATCTGTTAAAAGCCTTATTCTTGAAATCCTGAACCCAGACGTCAATTTCGTAGAAACGGTAAAGTCTTATTAA
- a CDS encoding patatin-like phospholipase family protein encodes MKKLLILGTVIFSLFLKSQQINDSLNVRLQNVTKDTKFGLALSGGGAKGFAHIGILKMIDSLGIKVDYITGTSMGGILGGLYAMGYNADELKKTIYKVDWNRILSNKIPYSKVNISEKDEYDKYILEFPVVKGFPTLPSSYIEGQYMGEVLNTLTFNAKHINDFSQLRIPVELTSSDIENGGLLMQKKGSLPLAIRATLAIPAAFAPVYIDGKLLVDGGLDRNYPANEVRQMGADFVIGGYTGFRLFTKKEIENPMKMIYQTHAIRSVEDFKHQKALSNILVDFVDPLGDITTKDFARFRKIIKIGEIEARKHLPEFVALAEAQKKLGIRYEHEKIEEVKLPTTKFTFNEESGAPLTDEVEIAVIKKELGLTEGRYYDVKTVNEAIDRVFGVRQYEKVYYTYTNEGDGLTMNIFVKKAKKGAFKLALHYDTEQSVGIIVNYTYRNILANRSRFLATIDISERFKARLAYQRFLGSGDHWWIDLEAKMVHLKSNDLTFRILGFDDEDYTTKFPNHMYRNITGKVALNYNINTNAFISLGTEFSTERMYTLLDKIDQAKADNFSKKLYNHSNFNAFLKFEQNNLNKRYFSTKGNHLQISTRLYFGDEYKLYDLQMVQPQLYPILNPQDPGYFIPKNLVSFTLNENFAYPITRRLAAKVNVFLGTSFGSYREDTVPYFFLNQKYNLGGSEYNYDMLNPEFNGLRQKELPMNSVAKAGVSLQYRIMKRLYVTPSFSYGKVSEEFSPFNDSFEMFGYGVNLGYESLIGPINLNISRNNQLDFSRIYFSIGFKF; translated from the coding sequence ATGAAAAAACTCCTGATTTTGGGAACTGTTATTTTTTCTCTTTTTCTTAAATCCCAACAGATTAATGATTCTCTGAACGTCAGACTACAAAATGTAACAAAGGATACCAAATTCGGATTGGCTCTGAGTGGAGGCGGTGCAAAAGGATTTGCCCATATTGGGATTCTGAAAATGATTGATTCCCTTGGAATTAAGGTGGATTATATTACCGGAACCAGTATGGGAGGAATTTTGGGCGGTTTGTATGCCATGGGGTATAATGCCGATGAGTTGAAGAAAACCATTTATAAAGTGGACTGGAATAGGATTCTGAGCAATAAAATTCCTTATAGCAAGGTAAATATCAGCGAAAAAGATGAGTATGATAAATATATTCTGGAATTTCCTGTAGTAAAAGGTTTTCCCACTCTTCCCAGTTCTTACATTGAAGGACAGTATATGGGCGAAGTTTTAAATACCCTTACTTTTAATGCTAAGCATATCAATGACTTTAGTCAATTAAGAATTCCTGTAGAGCTTACTTCTTCAGATATTGAAAATGGAGGATTGCTCATGCAGAAGAAAGGATCTCTGCCATTAGCGATTCGGGCTACATTAGCTATCCCGGCGGCTTTTGCCCCGGTTTATATTGATGGGAAACTATTGGTAGATGGTGGTTTAGATAGAAATTATCCGGCCAATGAAGTGCGTCAGATGGGTGCAGACTTTGTCATTGGTGGTTATACTGGGTTTAGACTTTTTACGAAAAAAGAGATTGAAAATCCTATGAAAATGATTTATCAGACGCATGCCATCCGATCAGTAGAGGATTTTAAGCATCAGAAGGCTTTATCGAACATTCTGGTAGACTTTGTAGATCCTTTGGGGGATATTACAACAAAAGATTTTGCAAGGTTTAGAAAGATCATTAAAATAGGGGAAATAGAAGCCAGGAAGCACCTTCCTGAATTTGTTGCACTGGCAGAAGCTCAGAAAAAACTGGGAATCAGGTATGAACATGAAAAGATAGAGGAGGTAAAGCTTCCTACCACAAAATTCACATTTAATGAAGAAAGTGGAGCTCCACTCACTGATGAAGTGGAAATTGCAGTTATTAAAAAAGAATTAGGGCTTACAGAAGGGAGGTATTATGATGTAAAAACAGTTAATGAAGCAATTGACAGAGTTTTTGGAGTACGCCAATACGAAAAAGTCTATTACACATATACCAATGAAGGTGACGGGCTTACAATGAATATTTTCGTTAAAAAGGCAAAGAAAGGAGCTTTTAAATTGGCTCTTCATTATGATACAGAACAATCGGTGGGAATTATCGTCAATTATACTTACAGGAACATCCTGGCCAATAGATCAAGGTTTCTTGCCACCATTGATATTTCTGAACGTTTTAAGGCAAGGCTGGCTTATCAACGGTTTTTGGGAAGTGGAGACCATTGGTGGATAGATCTTGAAGCTAAAATGGTTCATCTTAAAAGTAATGATTTAACGTTTAGGATATTGGGGTTTGATGATGAAGATTACACAACCAAATTTCCTAACCACATGTATAGAAATATTACAGGAAAAGTGGCTTTAAATTATAATATTAATACCAATGCTTTTATTTCTTTAGGAACAGAATTCAGCACTGAAAGAATGTATACTTTACTGGATAAAATCGATCAGGCCAAGGCCGATAATTTTAGCAAAAAGCTTTATAATCACAGTAATTTTAACGCTTTTCTTAAATTTGAGCAGAATAATCTGAATAAGAGATATTTTTCTACCAAAGGAAATCACCTTCAGATAAGCACAAGACTGTATTTTGGAGATGAATATAAGCTGTATGATCTACAGATGGTACAACCTCAGTTATATCCGATTTTAAATCCTCAGGATCCAGGTTATTTTATTCCTAAAAATCTTGTGTCTTTTACCCTGAATGAAAATTTTGCTTATCCTATTACAAGGAGGCTGGCAGCAAAGGTTAATGTGTTCCTTGGAACAAGCTTTGGTTCCTACAGAGAAGACACGGTGCCTTATTTTTTCCTGAATCAGAAGTATAATTTAGGGGGAAGTGAGTATAATTATGATATGCTAAACCCTGAGTTTAACGGGCTTCGTCAGAAAGAGCTTCCTATGAATTCTGTAGCCAAAGCAGGAGTGTCACTTCAGTATAGAATTATGAAGAGATTATATGTAACACCTTCATTTAGTTATGGAAAAGTAAGCGAAGAGTTTTCTCCTTTTAATGACAGTTTCGAAATGTTTGGTTACGGAGTAAACCTTGGTTATGAATCTCTTATCGGGCCTATTAATCTTAATATTTCCCGAAATAACCAACTTGATTTTTCCAGAATATATTTCAGTATTGGGTTTAAGTTTTGA